In one window of Bombus vancouverensis nearcticus unplaced genomic scaffold, iyBomVanc1_principal scaffold0025, whole genome shotgun sequence DNA:
- the LOC143304165 gene encoding uncharacterized protein LOC143304165, whose translation MEEHVDVVQTFHEESREHFESLQKILPCMKMNCLVIVLTLIKITHGLVGYDCNGNHLNVTTISLNSIGDCSIQPTLTETQDIYIQLLQLSEFEFTNVRQCKVQITRIVYYCGMHSHTSAVHNGFAEYLHETTAQQCARMHQDGTFSLGPQNLIVGLKDNATETRSLVLAGKLTDDGSCQGTQYVEPYGSWEKVVVQATVRISLKSAVVPVRIEENKILLKSGTVCTFSEGNCLDAEDGYTYWQPQPPSPCKFDQYDVLYEGIATKIQEIKTNRESAQPVYALTTQEVTFALTKTGEQPLCGYTLLSTEHPKLFLLETTRGNTFISKRKTAVENLDIFAYVNSKFIYVEKHIKRQMTTLYHDILTQRCTTQKKLIENALSLAILLPDEFAYTITKTPGHMALIAGEAVHIVKCIPVQVKVRHTTECYSELPVWQGNRTAFLTPKTHILTQHGIHRECSAVLPTLYNIDGLWHKFVPKPMETIAPQELRPDVRQTWQYSAPSSLATSGIYTQKDLDALRDHVMFPAEKSAVLNTLARGATGKTIVPGTVNILGMMVENTLTTIVKNTISSLWIGFMEFGTVSAAIFGILVIFKLIKTIIDIAIHGYQLRETYGCGIALLGAICGSVTHLLLYLKRKRNIDDQTAQPQGRPAFVRLPWRVTPRAFSSIVFCA comes from the coding sequence accacctcaatgttaccactatctctctaaactccatcggggactgcagcatacagcctacattgactgaaacccaagatatttatatacaattacttcaactctcagaatttgaatttaccaacgtaaggcaatgcaaggtgcaaataactcgaattgtatattactgtggcatgcactctcacacgtcggcagtgcataacggattcgccgaatacctccatgaaacaaccgcccaacaatgcgcaaggatgcaccaagacggcacgttttcactcggaccacaaaaccttatagttggcctaaaggataatgcaacagaaacaaggtcgcttgtcctagccggcaagctaacagacgacggcagctgccagggaacacagtatgtagagccatacgggagctgggaaaaggtcgtcgtacaagcaacagtgaggataagtttaaaatcagcagtcgtgccagtacggatcgaggagaacaaaattctactgaaatcaggaacggtatgtacctttagcgaaggaaactgtctagacgctgaagacggatacacttattggcaaccacaaccaccctcaccatgcaaatttgatcagtacgatgtgctatatgaaggaattgctacaaagatccaagaaataaaaaccaacagagaatcagcacaaccagtttacgcactaacaacgcaggaagtaacatttgcactgactaaaaccggagaacagccactgtgtggatataccctactatccaccgaacatcccaaattgttcctgttagaaacaacaagaggaaatacgttcatctccaaaagaaagacagcagtcgaaaacttggacatattcgcatacgtcaactcaaaattcatttacgtagagaaacatattaaacgacaaatgacaacattgtaccatgatatattgacacaaagatgtaccacgcagaagaaactaatagagaatgctttaagcttagcaatcttactgcccgatgaatttgcatataccataaccaaaaccccaggacacatggccctgatcgcaggagaagcagtccacatagtcaaatgcattccggtacaagtaaaggtacgacatacaacagaatgttactcggagctacccgtttggcaagggaatcgcaccgcatttttaacgccaaaaacacacattctaacgcaacacggaatccacagagaatgtagcgcggtattacctacactatacaatatcgacggactctggcacaaattcgtaccaaaacccatggaaacaattgcaccacaggaactccgcccggatgtacgtcaaacgtggcaatattcagcaccatcgtcgttggccacgagcggaatatacacCCAAAAGGACCTTGATGCActtcgggaccacgtcatgttcccggcagaaaaatctgcagttttgaacacattggccagaggagcaacaggaaaaacaatcgtccctggaacagtaaacattctgggaatgatggtcgaaaacacattaacgacaatagtaaaaaataccatatcaagcttatggattggttttatggaatttggaaccgtcagtgcagcaatatttggaatacttgtaatatttaaactaatcaagacgataatagatatagccatacatggataccagttacgtgaaacttacggatgtggaatcgccctattaggagcaatatgcggctcagttacccacctgctactatacctcaaaagaaaacgaaatatcgatgatcaaacagcacaacctcaagggaggccggcattcgtgcgattgccttggagagtgacacctcgagcattttcgtcaatcgtattttgcgcctaa